From Caretta caretta isolate rCarCar2 chromosome 9, rCarCar1.hap1, whole genome shotgun sequence, one genomic window encodes:
- the STARD8 gene encoding stAR-related lipid transfer protein 8 isoform X2 translates to MTLNTCASMKLEVHFQRKQNEDSEEEDLCAISDRWAFQRESKRWSRIGSVDFLSHSPEVLNSTMRQTSSRESILTDPSASLEATSLRSNISTGSTAGTVGIVATLPDGSPSQDSPNITKSSQSLSDHFVTDQSPNQSGSSKEKSKTRRSLSFLKRIESFRKKDKEKSDSKAKDGTSGRTVTKSGWDSVNGNGELTAAMTTSPKRAMSSSFHGNERFLSVGYRTNGMSNSGERKPGSELRRGAVYLEDFETALKNSTSWAAGELCHRHVYRGDCLIHLPGDHKPGTFPKSLSIESLCPLDGSPLANWKAGSKAVGLSGCGEGGSSSMDDPSPRGFACRQRRGSCSSVGSRTSVYDNVPEFGSSEDFFSMDGEVSYKNLDDILQDVWGLQRKVELWSKALSPNLDEGEGEEETDSGGEPTFPSNLNLEEQSISDVGTSASDFDSTGNSLNEVEEIEMRERRDSGVGASLTRPCRKLRWHSFQNSHRPSLNSASLEINRQSSAQLNLLQKCSLLRLTAIMEKHSVPHKQAWAWTVPKFMKRSKAPDYRDKMVFGVPPIINMQRTGQPLPQSIQQAMRHIRSQCLDQIGIFRKSGVKSRIQVLRHMNEASPDNVNYEGQSAYDVADLLKQYFRDLPEPIFTSKLTDTFLQIYQFVPKEQRLQAVQAAIILMPDENREVLQTLLYFLSDIASAEENQMTSGNLAVCLAPSIFHLNVSKKESTSPRMIQKRGTIGKPDQKDLNENMAATQGLSHMITDCKKLFQIPPDMMLQLGNSYVAADAHPLSLAELLSHSLQGEGKDVQAYLEDNVQNLLKESSERFKGWLSTAGPQNTELSCKKVGDGHPLRLWKVSTEMKAPPYMVLQRVLRERHFWDEDLLQGEVIEALDKNMEVYHYVTDSMAPHPRRDFIVLRKWHTDLLRGACLLVSMSLEHEKLQVEGGVRAVVLTSQYLIEPCGLGQSKVTHVCRADLRGRSPEWYSKVFGQLCAMELARIRESFSVLNPCGPETKI, encoded by the exons ATGACACTGAACACATGTGCCTCTATGAAGCTGGAAGTCCACTTTCAGCGTAAACAG AATGAAGACTCAGAGGAAGAAGATCTTTGTGCCATCAGCGACCGATGGGCCTTCCAGAGGGAAAGCAAAAGGTGGTCCAGAATTGGCTCTGTCGACTTTCTCTCCCACAGTCCAGAGGTGCTGAATTCCACCATGCGGCAGACATCCAGCCGTGAGAGCATCCTTACGGACCCCAGTGCCAGTCTGGAAGCCACTTCGCTCCGCAGCAATATCAGCACAGGCAGCACTGCTGGCACAGTTGGCATTGTGGCCACCCTGCCTGACGGGTCACCCAGCCAGGACTCTCCAAACATCACCAAATCCAGCCAGAGCTTGAGTGACCACTTCGTGACAGACCAATCCCCAAACCAGAGTGGGAGTTCTAAGGAAAAGTCCAAGACGCGGAGGTCCCTCAGCTTCCTAAAAAGGATAGAGTCTTTCCGAAAGAAGGACAAAGAGAAGTCTGACTCCAAAGCGAAGGATGGCACTAGCGGCAGGACAGTGACCAAATCAGGGTGGGACTCTGTGAATGGCAATGGGGAGCTTACTGCTGCCATGACCACCTCCCCCAAAAGAGCCATGTCCTCCTCTTTCCATGGCAACGAACGCTTTCTCTCAGTGGGCTATAGGACTAATGGCATGTCAAACTCAGGTGAGAGGAAGCCGGGCTCTGAACTGAGACGCGGTGCGGTCTATCTGGAGGACTTTGAAACGGCTCTGAAAAATAGCACCAGCTGGGCTGCTGGAGAACTGTGCCACCGGCACGTGTACCGGGGTGACTGCCTGATCCACCTCCCTGGGGACCACAAGCCGGGGACTTTCCCCAAATCTCTCTCCATCGAAAGCTTATGTCCTCTCGATGGCAGCCCTTTGGCCAACTGGAAAGCTGGGAGCAAAGCGGTGGGGCTTTCGGGGTGTGGAgagggcggcagcagcagcatggacgACCCCTCGCCACGGGGCTTTGCGTGCCGGCAGAGGCGGGGCTCATGCAGCTCCGTGGGCAGCCGGACGAGCGTGTATGACAACGTGCCTGAGTTTGGCAGCAGCGAAGACTTCTTCAGCATGGATGGGGAGGTGAGCTACAAAAATCTCGATGACATCTTGCAGGACGTCTGGGGGCTGCAGCGGAAGGTGGAGCTCTGGTCTAAGGCACTCAGCCCCAACCTggatgagggggaaggggaggaggagacgGACTCAGGAGGGGAGCCCACCTTCCCCTCCAACCTGAACTTGGAAGAGCAGTCCATATCTGACGTGGGCACCTCTGCCAGCGACTTCGACAGCACAGGGAACTCCTTGAATGAGGTGGAGGAGATCGAGATGAGAGAGCGCAGGGATTCAGGTGTGGGAGCGTCCCTCACCAGACCTTGCAG GAAGCTACGCTGGCACAGTTTCCAGAACTCCCATCGTCCCAGCTTGAACTCTGCCTCCCTGGAGATCAACCGCCAGTCCTCCGCTCAGCTCAACCTGCTGCAGAAGTGCTCGCTGCTTCGCCTCACTGCCATCATGGAGAAGCACTCTGTGCCCCACAAGCAGGCCTGGGCTTG GACTGTCCCCAAGTTCATGAAGAGGAGCAAAGCCCCCGACTACAGGGACAAAATGGTCTTTGGGGTCCCGCCAATCATCAACATGCAGAGGACAGGGCAGCCTCTGCCACAGAGCATCCAGCAGGCCATGCGCCACATCCGCAGCCAGTGCCTGGACCAG ATTGGCATTTTCCGGAAGTCGGGGGTGAAGTCTCGGATCCAGGTGCTCAGACACATGAACGAAGCTTCCCCCGACAATGTAAACTATGAAGGGCAGTCGGCCTACGACGTGGCTGACCTGCTGAAGCAGTATTTCCGCGACCTGCCAGAGCCCATCTTCACCAGCAAGCTCACCGACACCTTCCTGCAGATCTATCAGT TTGTCCCAAAAGAGCAGAGGCTGCAAGCTGTCCAGGCAGCCATCATCCTGATGCCAGATGAGAACCGGGAGGTGCTCCAGACATTGTTGTACTTCCTGAGTGACATTGCCTCAGCTGAGGAGAACCAGATGACATCCGGGAACCTGGCGGTGTGTCTGGCTCCATCCATTTTCCACCTCAACGTGTCCAAAAAGGAGAGCACCTCACCCAG AATGATTCAGAAGAGAGGCACCATAGGAAAGCCTGACCAGAAGGACCTGAATGAAAACATGGCTGCCACCCAGGGGCTCTCCCATATGATCACAGACTGTAAGAAGCTGTTCCAG ATACCCCCCGACATGATGCTTCAGCTGGGCAACTCCTACGTGGCAGCAGACGCCCACCCGCTCTCCCTGGCTGAGCTACTGAGCCACAGCTTGCAAGGGGAGGGCAAGGATGTCCAGGCTTACTTGGAAGACAATGTGCAGAACCTGCTCAAAGAGTCCTCCGAGAGGTTCAAAGGGTGGCTCAGCACCGCAGGGCCCCAGAACACAGAGCTCTCTTGCAAAAAG GTTGGTGACGGACATCCACTGCGTTTGTGGAAGGTCTCCACAGAGATGAAGGCCCCTCCCTACATGGTGCTGCAAAGGGTACTTCGGGAGCGTCACTTTTGGGATGAGGACCTGCTGCAAGGCGAAGTGATAGAGGCCCTGGACAAGAACATGGAGGTTTATCACTACGTCACGGACAGCATGGCGCCCCATCCCCGCAGGGACTTCATCGTTCTCAG GAAGTGGCACACGGACCTACTGCGAGGGGCTTGCCTGTTGGTCTCCATGTCACTGGAACATGAAAAGCTGCAGGTGGAAGGAGGGGTCAGGGCCGTGGTGTTAACATCTCAGTATCTGATTGAACCGTGTGGGTTGGGTCAGTCCAAAGTGACCCACGtctgcagagctgatctcag GGGCCGGTCTCCCGAGTGGTACAGCAAGGTCTTTGGACAACTTTGTGCCATGGAGCTGGCAAGGATACGAGAGTCTTTCTCGGTGCTTAACCCATGTGGCCCTGAGACAAAGATCTGA
- the STARD8 gene encoding stAR-related lipid transfer protein 8 isoform X4: MLFYQFNLPTVREVEAKKACDWLRAAGFPQYAQLYEDSLFPIDITSVKKDHSFLDQDSLKSLCRRLMTLNTCASMKLEVHFQRKQNEDSEEEDLCAISDRWAFQRESKRWSRIGSVDFLSHSPEVLNSTMRQTSSRESILTDPSASLEATSLRSNISTGSTAGTVGIVATLPDGSPSQDSPNITKSSQSLSDHFVTDQSPNQSGSSKEKSKTRRSLSFLKRIESFRKKDKEKSDSKAKDGTSGRTVTKSGWDSVNGNGELTAAMTTSPKRAMSSSFHGNERFLSVGYRTNGMSNSGERKPGSELRRGAVYLEDFETALKNSTSWAAGELCHRHVYRGDCLIHLPGDHKPGTFPKSLSIESLCPLDGSPLANWKAGSKAVGLSGCGEGGSSSMDDPSPRGFACRQRRGSCSSVGSRTSVYDNVPEFGSSEDFFSMDGEVSYKNLDDILQDVWGLQRKVELWSKALSPNLDEGEGEEETDSGGEPTFPSNLNLEEQSISDVGTSASDFDSTGNSLNEVEEIEMRERRDSGVGASLTRPCRKLRWHSFQNSHRPSLNSASLEINRQSSAQLNLLQKCSLLRLTAIMEKHSVPHKQAWAWTVPKFMKRSKAPDYRDKMVFGVPPIINMQRTGQPLPQSIQQAMRHIRSQCLDQIGIFRKSGVKSRIQVLRHMNEASPDNVNYEGQSAYDVADLLKQYFRDLPEPIFTSKLTDTFLQIYQFVPKEQRLQAVQAAIILMPDENREVLQTLLYFLSDIASAEENQMTSGNLAVCLAPSIFHLNVSKKESTSPRMIQKRGTIGKPDQKDLNENMAATQGLSHMITDCKKLFQIPPDMMLQLGNSYVAADAHPLSLAELLSHSLQGEGKDVQAYLEDNVQNLLKESSERFKGWLSTAGPQNTELSCKKVGDGHPLRLWKVSTEMKAPPYMVLQRVLRERHFWDEDLLQGEVIEALDKNMEVYHYVTDSMAPHPRRDFIVLRKWHTDLLRGACLLVSMSLEHEKLQVEGGVRAVVLTSQYLIEPCGLGQSKVTHVCRADLRGRSPEWYSKVFGQLCAMELARIRESFSVLNPCGPETKI; this comes from the exons AAGTCGAGGCCAAGAAAGCTTGTGACTGGCTGCGTGCAGCAGGATTTCCTCAGTATGCACAACTTTATGAAG acTCGCTGTTCCCTATTGACATCACGTCCGTGAAGAAAGACCACAGCTTTCTGGACCAGGATTCCCTCAAATCCCTGTGCAG GAGGCTGATGACACTGAACACATGTGCCTCTATGAAGCTGGAAGTCCACTTTCAGCGTAAACAG AATGAAGACTCAGAGGAAGAAGATCTTTGTGCCATCAGCGACCGATGGGCCTTCCAGAGGGAAAGCAAAAGGTGGTCCAGAATTGGCTCTGTCGACTTTCTCTCCCACAGTCCAGAGGTGCTGAATTCCACCATGCGGCAGACATCCAGCCGTGAGAGCATCCTTACGGACCCCAGTGCCAGTCTGGAAGCCACTTCGCTCCGCAGCAATATCAGCACAGGCAGCACTGCTGGCACAGTTGGCATTGTGGCCACCCTGCCTGACGGGTCACCCAGCCAGGACTCTCCAAACATCACCAAATCCAGCCAGAGCTTGAGTGACCACTTCGTGACAGACCAATCCCCAAACCAGAGTGGGAGTTCTAAGGAAAAGTCCAAGACGCGGAGGTCCCTCAGCTTCCTAAAAAGGATAGAGTCTTTCCGAAAGAAGGACAAAGAGAAGTCTGACTCCAAAGCGAAGGATGGCACTAGCGGCAGGACAGTGACCAAATCAGGGTGGGACTCTGTGAATGGCAATGGGGAGCTTACTGCTGCCATGACCACCTCCCCCAAAAGAGCCATGTCCTCCTCTTTCCATGGCAACGAACGCTTTCTCTCAGTGGGCTATAGGACTAATGGCATGTCAAACTCAGGTGAGAGGAAGCCGGGCTCTGAACTGAGACGCGGTGCGGTCTATCTGGAGGACTTTGAAACGGCTCTGAAAAATAGCACCAGCTGGGCTGCTGGAGAACTGTGCCACCGGCACGTGTACCGGGGTGACTGCCTGATCCACCTCCCTGGGGACCACAAGCCGGGGACTTTCCCCAAATCTCTCTCCATCGAAAGCTTATGTCCTCTCGATGGCAGCCCTTTGGCCAACTGGAAAGCTGGGAGCAAAGCGGTGGGGCTTTCGGGGTGTGGAgagggcggcagcagcagcatggacgACCCCTCGCCACGGGGCTTTGCGTGCCGGCAGAGGCGGGGCTCATGCAGCTCCGTGGGCAGCCGGACGAGCGTGTATGACAACGTGCCTGAGTTTGGCAGCAGCGAAGACTTCTTCAGCATGGATGGGGAGGTGAGCTACAAAAATCTCGATGACATCTTGCAGGACGTCTGGGGGCTGCAGCGGAAGGTGGAGCTCTGGTCTAAGGCACTCAGCCCCAACCTggatgagggggaaggggaggaggagacgGACTCAGGAGGGGAGCCCACCTTCCCCTCCAACCTGAACTTGGAAGAGCAGTCCATATCTGACGTGGGCACCTCTGCCAGCGACTTCGACAGCACAGGGAACTCCTTGAATGAGGTGGAGGAGATCGAGATGAGAGAGCGCAGGGATTCAGGTGTGGGAGCGTCCCTCACCAGACCTTGCAG GAAGCTACGCTGGCACAGTTTCCAGAACTCCCATCGTCCCAGCTTGAACTCTGCCTCCCTGGAGATCAACCGCCAGTCCTCCGCTCAGCTCAACCTGCTGCAGAAGTGCTCGCTGCTTCGCCTCACTGCCATCATGGAGAAGCACTCTGTGCCCCACAAGCAGGCCTGGGCTTG GACTGTCCCCAAGTTCATGAAGAGGAGCAAAGCCCCCGACTACAGGGACAAAATGGTCTTTGGGGTCCCGCCAATCATCAACATGCAGAGGACAGGGCAGCCTCTGCCACAGAGCATCCAGCAGGCCATGCGCCACATCCGCAGCCAGTGCCTGGACCAG ATTGGCATTTTCCGGAAGTCGGGGGTGAAGTCTCGGATCCAGGTGCTCAGACACATGAACGAAGCTTCCCCCGACAATGTAAACTATGAAGGGCAGTCGGCCTACGACGTGGCTGACCTGCTGAAGCAGTATTTCCGCGACCTGCCAGAGCCCATCTTCACCAGCAAGCTCACCGACACCTTCCTGCAGATCTATCAGT TTGTCCCAAAAGAGCAGAGGCTGCAAGCTGTCCAGGCAGCCATCATCCTGATGCCAGATGAGAACCGGGAGGTGCTCCAGACATTGTTGTACTTCCTGAGTGACATTGCCTCAGCTGAGGAGAACCAGATGACATCCGGGAACCTGGCGGTGTGTCTGGCTCCATCCATTTTCCACCTCAACGTGTCCAAAAAGGAGAGCACCTCACCCAG AATGATTCAGAAGAGAGGCACCATAGGAAAGCCTGACCAGAAGGACCTGAATGAAAACATGGCTGCCACCCAGGGGCTCTCCCATATGATCACAGACTGTAAGAAGCTGTTCCAG ATACCCCCCGACATGATGCTTCAGCTGGGCAACTCCTACGTGGCAGCAGACGCCCACCCGCTCTCCCTGGCTGAGCTACTGAGCCACAGCTTGCAAGGGGAGGGCAAGGATGTCCAGGCTTACTTGGAAGACAATGTGCAGAACCTGCTCAAAGAGTCCTCCGAGAGGTTCAAAGGGTGGCTCAGCACCGCAGGGCCCCAGAACACAGAGCTCTCTTGCAAAAAG GTTGGTGACGGACATCCACTGCGTTTGTGGAAGGTCTCCACAGAGATGAAGGCCCCTCCCTACATGGTGCTGCAAAGGGTACTTCGGGAGCGTCACTTTTGGGATGAGGACCTGCTGCAAGGCGAAGTGATAGAGGCCCTGGACAAGAACATGGAGGTTTATCACTACGTCACGGACAGCATGGCGCCCCATCCCCGCAGGGACTTCATCGTTCTCAG GAAGTGGCACACGGACCTACTGCGAGGGGCTTGCCTGTTGGTCTCCATGTCACTGGAACATGAAAAGCTGCAGGTGGAAGGAGGGGTCAGGGCCGTGGTGTTAACATCTCAGTATCTGATTGAACCGTGTGGGTTGGGTCAGTCCAAAGTGACCCACGtctgcagagctgatctcag GGGCCGGTCTCCCGAGTGGTACAGCAAGGTCTTTGGACAACTTTGTGCCATGGAGCTGGCAAGGATACGAGAGTCTTTCTCGGTGCTTAACCCATGTGGCCCTGAGACAAAGATCTGA
- the STARD8 gene encoding stAR-related lipid transfer protein 8 isoform X3 produces MPLLDFFWACFKKAKCFTLLEDKRDPEVEAKKACDWLRAAGFPQYAQLYEDSLFPIDITSVKKDHSFLDQDSLKSLCRRLMTLNTCASMKLEVHFQRKQNEDSEEEDLCAISDRWAFQRESKRWSRIGSVDFLSHSPEVLNSTMRQTSSRESILTDPSASLEATSLRSNISTGSTAGTVGIVATLPDGSPSQDSPNITKSSQSLSDHFVTDQSPNQSGSSKEKSKTRRSLSFLKRIESFRKKDKEKSDSKAKDGTSGRTVTKSGWDSVNGNGELTAAMTTSPKRAMSSSFHGNERFLSVGYRTNGMSNSGERKPGSELRRGAVYLEDFETALKNSTSWAAGELCHRHVYRGDCLIHLPGDHKPGTFPKSLSIESLCPLDGSPLANWKAGSKAVGLSGCGEGGSSSMDDPSPRGFACRQRRGSCSSVGSRTSVYDNVPEFGSSEDFFSMDGEVSYKNLDDILQDVWGLQRKVELWSKALSPNLDEGEGEEETDSGGEPTFPSNLNLEEQSISDVGTSASDFDSTGNSLNEVEEIEMRERRDSGVGASLTRPCRKLRWHSFQNSHRPSLNSASLEINRQSSAQLNLLQKCSLLRLTAIMEKHSVPHKQAWAWTVPKFMKRSKAPDYRDKMVFGVPPIINMQRTGQPLPQSIQQAMRHIRSQCLDQIGIFRKSGVKSRIQVLRHMNEASPDNVNYEGQSAYDVADLLKQYFRDLPEPIFTSKLTDTFLQIYQFVPKEQRLQAVQAAIILMPDENREVLQTLLYFLSDIASAEENQMTSGNLAVCLAPSIFHLNVSKKESTSPRMIQKRGTIGKPDQKDLNENMAATQGLSHMITDCKKLFQIPPDMMLQLGNSYVAADAHPLSLAELLSHSLQGEGKDVQAYLEDNVQNLLKESSERFKGWLSTAGPQNTELSCKKVGDGHPLRLWKVSTEMKAPPYMVLQRVLRERHFWDEDLLQGEVIEALDKNMEVYHYVTDSMAPHPRRDFIVLRKWHTDLLRGACLLVSMSLEHEKLQVEGGVRAVVLTSQYLIEPCGLGQSKVTHVCRADLRGRSPEWYSKVFGQLCAMELARIRESFSVLNPCGPETKI; encoded by the exons AAGTCGAGGCCAAGAAAGCTTGTGACTGGCTGCGTGCAGCAGGATTTCCTCAGTATGCACAACTTTATGAAG acTCGCTGTTCCCTATTGACATCACGTCCGTGAAGAAAGACCACAGCTTTCTGGACCAGGATTCCCTCAAATCCCTGTGCAG GAGGCTGATGACACTGAACACATGTGCCTCTATGAAGCTGGAAGTCCACTTTCAGCGTAAACAG AATGAAGACTCAGAGGAAGAAGATCTTTGTGCCATCAGCGACCGATGGGCCTTCCAGAGGGAAAGCAAAAGGTGGTCCAGAATTGGCTCTGTCGACTTTCTCTCCCACAGTCCAGAGGTGCTGAATTCCACCATGCGGCAGACATCCAGCCGTGAGAGCATCCTTACGGACCCCAGTGCCAGTCTGGAAGCCACTTCGCTCCGCAGCAATATCAGCACAGGCAGCACTGCTGGCACAGTTGGCATTGTGGCCACCCTGCCTGACGGGTCACCCAGCCAGGACTCTCCAAACATCACCAAATCCAGCCAGAGCTTGAGTGACCACTTCGTGACAGACCAATCCCCAAACCAGAGTGGGAGTTCTAAGGAAAAGTCCAAGACGCGGAGGTCCCTCAGCTTCCTAAAAAGGATAGAGTCTTTCCGAAAGAAGGACAAAGAGAAGTCTGACTCCAAAGCGAAGGATGGCACTAGCGGCAGGACAGTGACCAAATCAGGGTGGGACTCTGTGAATGGCAATGGGGAGCTTACTGCTGCCATGACCACCTCCCCCAAAAGAGCCATGTCCTCCTCTTTCCATGGCAACGAACGCTTTCTCTCAGTGGGCTATAGGACTAATGGCATGTCAAACTCAGGTGAGAGGAAGCCGGGCTCTGAACTGAGACGCGGTGCGGTCTATCTGGAGGACTTTGAAACGGCTCTGAAAAATAGCACCAGCTGGGCTGCTGGAGAACTGTGCCACCGGCACGTGTACCGGGGTGACTGCCTGATCCACCTCCCTGGGGACCACAAGCCGGGGACTTTCCCCAAATCTCTCTCCATCGAAAGCTTATGTCCTCTCGATGGCAGCCCTTTGGCCAACTGGAAAGCTGGGAGCAAAGCGGTGGGGCTTTCGGGGTGTGGAgagggcggcagcagcagcatggacgACCCCTCGCCACGGGGCTTTGCGTGCCGGCAGAGGCGGGGCTCATGCAGCTCCGTGGGCAGCCGGACGAGCGTGTATGACAACGTGCCTGAGTTTGGCAGCAGCGAAGACTTCTTCAGCATGGATGGGGAGGTGAGCTACAAAAATCTCGATGACATCTTGCAGGACGTCTGGGGGCTGCAGCGGAAGGTGGAGCTCTGGTCTAAGGCACTCAGCCCCAACCTggatgagggggaaggggaggaggagacgGACTCAGGAGGGGAGCCCACCTTCCCCTCCAACCTGAACTTGGAAGAGCAGTCCATATCTGACGTGGGCACCTCTGCCAGCGACTTCGACAGCACAGGGAACTCCTTGAATGAGGTGGAGGAGATCGAGATGAGAGAGCGCAGGGATTCAGGTGTGGGAGCGTCCCTCACCAGACCTTGCAG GAAGCTACGCTGGCACAGTTTCCAGAACTCCCATCGTCCCAGCTTGAACTCTGCCTCCCTGGAGATCAACCGCCAGTCCTCCGCTCAGCTCAACCTGCTGCAGAAGTGCTCGCTGCTTCGCCTCACTGCCATCATGGAGAAGCACTCTGTGCCCCACAAGCAGGCCTGGGCTTG GACTGTCCCCAAGTTCATGAAGAGGAGCAAAGCCCCCGACTACAGGGACAAAATGGTCTTTGGGGTCCCGCCAATCATCAACATGCAGAGGACAGGGCAGCCTCTGCCACAGAGCATCCAGCAGGCCATGCGCCACATCCGCAGCCAGTGCCTGGACCAG ATTGGCATTTTCCGGAAGTCGGGGGTGAAGTCTCGGATCCAGGTGCTCAGACACATGAACGAAGCTTCCCCCGACAATGTAAACTATGAAGGGCAGTCGGCCTACGACGTGGCTGACCTGCTGAAGCAGTATTTCCGCGACCTGCCAGAGCCCATCTTCACCAGCAAGCTCACCGACACCTTCCTGCAGATCTATCAGT TTGTCCCAAAAGAGCAGAGGCTGCAAGCTGTCCAGGCAGCCATCATCCTGATGCCAGATGAGAACCGGGAGGTGCTCCAGACATTGTTGTACTTCCTGAGTGACATTGCCTCAGCTGAGGAGAACCAGATGACATCCGGGAACCTGGCGGTGTGTCTGGCTCCATCCATTTTCCACCTCAACGTGTCCAAAAAGGAGAGCACCTCACCCAG AATGATTCAGAAGAGAGGCACCATAGGAAAGCCTGACCAGAAGGACCTGAATGAAAACATGGCTGCCACCCAGGGGCTCTCCCATATGATCACAGACTGTAAGAAGCTGTTCCAG ATACCCCCCGACATGATGCTTCAGCTGGGCAACTCCTACGTGGCAGCAGACGCCCACCCGCTCTCCCTGGCTGAGCTACTGAGCCACAGCTTGCAAGGGGAGGGCAAGGATGTCCAGGCTTACTTGGAAGACAATGTGCAGAACCTGCTCAAAGAGTCCTCCGAGAGGTTCAAAGGGTGGCTCAGCACCGCAGGGCCCCAGAACACAGAGCTCTCTTGCAAAAAG GTTGGTGACGGACATCCACTGCGTTTGTGGAAGGTCTCCACAGAGATGAAGGCCCCTCCCTACATGGTGCTGCAAAGGGTACTTCGGGAGCGTCACTTTTGGGATGAGGACCTGCTGCAAGGCGAAGTGATAGAGGCCCTGGACAAGAACATGGAGGTTTATCACTACGTCACGGACAGCATGGCGCCCCATCCCCGCAGGGACTTCATCGTTCTCAG GAAGTGGCACACGGACCTACTGCGAGGGGCTTGCCTGTTGGTCTCCATGTCACTGGAACATGAAAAGCTGCAGGTGGAAGGAGGGGTCAGGGCCGTGGTGTTAACATCTCAGTATCTGATTGAACCGTGTGGGTTGGGTCAGTCCAAAGTGACCCACGtctgcagagctgatctcag GGGCCGGTCTCCCGAGTGGTACAGCAAGGTCTTTGGACAACTTTGTGCCATGGAGCTGGCAAGGATACGAGAGTCTTTCTCGGTGCTTAACCCATGTGGCCCTGAGACAAAGATCTGA